One stretch of Trichomycterus rosablanca isolate fTriRos1 chromosome 3, fTriRos1.hap1, whole genome shotgun sequence DNA includes these proteins:
- the cbx3b gene encoding chromobox protein homolog 3b, with amino-acid sequence MRKKQNVKNRKAEETAVVQEFAVEKIIRRRVNDGKVEYYLKWKGFTDAENTWEPEDNLDCPELIEEFLRNVGAVGEAEMDGGFPSVPVIQPKEEQTELEAYAFQREETETGESGDHNMTDSDRVFFPEPERIVGSTDRHGELMFLIKWKNTDDAALLSAREASVRWPKMVISFYEDKLSWRGEEEP; translated from the exons ATGAGGAAAAAACAGAACGTGAAAAACAGGAAGGCAGAAGAGACGGCGGTTGTTCAAGAGTTTGCGGTGGAAAAAATCATCCGCAGAAGAGTCAACGATGGAAAAGTGGAGTACTATCTGAAGTGGAAAGGGTTTACAGA TGCTGAAAACACCTGGGAGCCGGAGGATAACCTGGACTGCCCAGAGCTGATAGAAGAATTCCTCAGGAACGTGGGCGCCGTAGGTGAGGCTGAGATGGACGGCGGCTTTCCTTCGGTCCCTGTTATCCAGCCGAAAGAGGAACAGACTGAGCTAGAGGCTTATGCT TTTCAGAGAGAGGAAACAGAGACGGGAGAATCCGGTGACCACAACATGACCGACAGTGATCGAGTGTTTTTTCCAGAACCAGAGCGCATCGTTGGCTCGACTGACCGACACGGAGAGCTCATGTTCCTCATTAAATG GAAGAACACCGACGACGCAGCGCTGCTTTCAGCCCGGGAGGCCAGCGTGAGGTGGCCCAAGATGGTCATCTCGTTCTACGAGGACAAGCTGAGCTGGCGTGGTGAAGAGGAACCGTAA